The following proteins come from a genomic window of Rhodoligotrophos sp. CJ14:
- a CDS encoding GumC family protein yields the protein MTRNALEGPDSARPLVAAVDLFGLLQGMWRRKLLMLTVFALVVGAAAAYIATTTPKFTASAAVLVANDESAFTRSSVEAQPRQLDERDIASQVQVMRSIELAERVVKALDLTAKPEFQASQEEPNAVKRWLIEKGLAADPRKLDPLRYAIETYFQDIQIYPVVETKVISVTFTSTDPQLAAQVANEVADQYVSSTQEDQSASTEKASEWLSSQIEQLRDKVVASERAVEEYRTKAGLLQGSQGMLSNESLTELNNQIIQAAGLKAEARARADAIRSMLKNRGQIASSTEVLNSSLMQRLIEREVTLRGTRDDLLVTFLPSHPRIVAINSELSGLQRQIRQEALKIAESQEQQAQVAEEREAALTRRLKEMKAQAASANVDEVKLRALEREAAANRTLLETFLSRYSDASARENMQAQPAMARVISPAVVPIEPSSPKPVPLMALAGFGGIILALVVAFVAEIFSLDIQRANNGLPGPDRQRQRLTDDTADHVPAGPARLPALPGPVWPVLEPRIVPGGNTAEAAATAIAPLIGEWRSAGVKRLLLGSDAATPVAREAIVAIGRTLAQRRERVILVDLDPSNGAVASICGIGAGTGLSELLAGKATFSDTIKSDLKSDLHVLRGGLDRSALASLSEAGRMGFVLNALAQAYDLVLLAPGVIMSSSRLPSITAGAAAIVSVAEGKAQSEAVAAELVPLGVRHLALVAISAEPAETKNSAAA from the coding sequence GCTGGTTGCTGCCGTCGATCTGTTCGGCCTCCTGCAAGGCATGTGGCGGCGAAAGCTGCTCATGCTCACCGTTTTTGCGCTGGTGGTCGGGGCAGCGGCCGCCTATATCGCGACCACCACTCCCAAATTCACGGCCTCGGCGGCGGTGCTCGTCGCGAATGACGAATCCGCCTTCACGAGGAGCAGTGTCGAAGCGCAGCCGCGCCAGTTGGACGAGCGCGACATTGCGAGCCAAGTCCAGGTCATGCGCTCGATCGAGCTCGCCGAACGGGTGGTCAAGGCACTCGACCTGACGGCAAAGCCCGAGTTCCAGGCTTCGCAGGAGGAGCCCAATGCAGTCAAACGCTGGCTGATCGAGAAGGGGCTTGCGGCCGACCCGCGTAAGCTCGATCCGCTGCGCTATGCGATCGAGACCTATTTCCAGGACATCCAGATCTATCCCGTGGTCGAGACCAAGGTGATCTCGGTCACCTTCACATCCACAGATCCACAGCTGGCCGCGCAAGTTGCCAATGAGGTTGCCGATCAATATGTGAGCTCGACGCAGGAGGATCAGTCGGCCTCCACCGAGAAAGCCTCCGAATGGCTGTCGAGCCAGATCGAGCAATTGCGGGACAAGGTGGTCGCCTCGGAGCGAGCGGTTGAGGAATATCGCACCAAGGCGGGGCTGTTGCAGGGTAGCCAGGGCATGCTCAGCAACGAGAGCCTGACCGAGCTCAACAATCAGATCATTCAGGCGGCGGGGCTGAAGGCCGAGGCGCGGGCGCGCGCCGATGCGATTCGCTCAATGCTGAAGAATCGCGGCCAGATCGCCAGCTCGACCGAGGTTCTGAATTCTTCACTGATGCAGCGGCTGATCGAGCGTGAGGTCACGTTGCGGGGCACGCGCGATGATCTGCTGGTCACGTTCCTGCCGTCCCATCCACGCATCGTTGCCATCAATAGCGAGCTTTCGGGCCTGCAGCGGCAAATCCGGCAGGAGGCGCTCAAGATCGCGGAAAGCCAGGAGCAGCAGGCACAGGTTGCCGAAGAGCGCGAGGCGGCGCTTACGCGCAGGCTCAAGGAGATGAAGGCGCAGGCGGCCAGCGCCAATGTGGACGAGGTCAAGCTCAGGGCGCTGGAGCGTGAGGCTGCGGCCAATCGCACGCTGCTCGAGACCTTCCTCAGCCGGTACAGCGATGCAAGCGCACGGGAAAACATGCAGGCCCAGCCTGCCATGGCGCGGGTGATCTCACCTGCAGTGGTTCCGATCGAGCCGAGCTCGCCAAAGCCCGTGCCCCTGATGGCGCTCGCAGGCTTTGGCGGCATCATCCTTGCCCTGGTGGTCGCGTTCGTCGCCGAGATTTTCTCGCTCGACATCCAGCGTGCCAATAACGGGCTGCCCGGCCCGGACCGGCAGAGGCAGCGCCTGACCGATGATACGGCCGATCATGTCCCCGCTGGCCCTGCGCGGTTACCGGCTTTGCCTGGACCGGTCTGGCCGGTGCTGGAGCCGCGCATCGTGCCCGGCGGGAACACTGCAGAGGCCGCAGCAACGGCTATTGCCCCGCTCATCGGTGAATGGCGCAGCGCGGGCGTCAAGCGGCTGCTGCTTGGGTCTGATGCTGCAACACCCGTGGCCCGTGAAGCCATCGTGGCCATCGGCCGGACATTGGCGCAACGGCGCGAGCGGGTCATTCTGGTCGATCTCGACCCGAGCAATGGCGCTGTGGCGAGCATCTGCGGGATTGGCGCGGGGACCGGTCTTTCGGAGCTCCTCGCGGGCAAGGCAACCTTCAGCGATACGATCAAGAGCGATCTCAAATCGGATCTGCATGTGCTGCGCGGCGGGCTCGACCGCAGCGCGCTTGCCTCGCTCTCGGAAGCAGGGCGCATGGGCTTCGTGCTCAATGCGCTCGCTCAAGCCTATGATCTCGTGCTGCTCGCGCCTGGGGTGATCATGAGTTCCTCAAGGCTGCCCAGCATCACGGCCGGCGCTGCTGCGATCGTTTCTGTCGCGGAAGGCAAGGCGCAGTCGGAGGCGGTTGCGGCAGAGCTCGTCCCGCTCGGCGTTCGGCACCTTGCACTTGTCGCTATCTCGGCGGAGCCCGCCGAGACCAAGAACAGCGCCGCGGCCTGA